A window of Acidobacteriota bacterium contains these coding sequences:
- a CDS encoding efflux RND transporter permease subunit — MAHLKSDDEMIKKTHNTARFFVETRHISWVLLIATCIWGIYGYFNMPQRKDPDIPVRVAVALTPWPGSSAEKIENLVTKRIEAKIAENAKVTKIESISRTSISVVYLELDENIKETGKELDDIKLKLDSITDLPDGAGPINFIKDFGDTAALMLTVASPKVNEVEIALRSDAVQKAISETRAQASTATNNNRFTIIQNVPPSFSLSTIRAALDLLVRFAKEKGFAEDIRLIETAGFVGLDGASSESEEKLQEYTQQFIREKLQAAEFDPDVWQSVVIKDPQETRAKITAIVGEKYSYRQMDDFTDIIEKTLKTIPAVSKVSRSGILQEKVFLEYSQERLAAYNLESQSLQNILKARNITLPGGQLQVDDKNLTIDPSGEFKSEKEIADVVVGASASGVPVYLRDLVDIVRSYDNPPRFLNFYNWRDANGDWQRTRAITLSVQMRAGEKIGDFGKTVDETLNELKKRLPEDLILARTSDQPLQVTESVDLFMTSLYEAIVLVVLVSLVGFWEWRSALLMAFSIPITLAMTFGLMSFLGIDLQQISIGTLIIALGLLVDDPVVAGDAIKRDLASGHTPLVSAWLGPTKLATAIMYATVTNIVAYLPFLLLTGDTGKFLYSLPVVLACSLVASRLVSMTFIPLLGFYLLKPKAERPIEERRKKGFAAFYYRIGTWAIQHRWKVLAGSLAFLALGGFFLSQLKQQFFPKDLSYLSYVDVWLPEDAPLFATNEAARQAEETIRDVVKEYELELAAKTGESRPALESLTTFVGGGGPRFWFSLSPEQQQLNYAQIIIQTKDKHDTNHLIAPLQKALSARVAGARIDVRQLESGAAVGLPVAIRLSGDDIGTLRAYAEQLKEILRAVPTAARVRDDWGDESFMVKLQTDADRANMAGVSNMDVASSSVAGMTGASMTTLREGDKQIPVVVRMRMEERAQLGDIKNLYVYSQTNGRRIPLQQVSSIDYQLETEKLRRRNQFRTITVSCMPEGDTLPSEIMTAARPQLEELQKQLPPGYKLEIGGEEAEQVKGFKQLTIVMAISVAVIFLALVFQFKHAIKPFIVFAAIPYGIVGALGVLWMMGAPFGFMAFLGIVSLIGVIVSHIIVLFDFIEEKHAEGEPLIEALLDAGIMRLRPVLITVGATVIALFPLAAHGGPLWEPLCYAQIGGLCAATVVTLLMVPVIYSIFVLDLKLVKWDSTPEPSNQEVSDVEVVAITN, encoded by the coding sequence GAAACGCGCCACATCTCCTGGGTCTTGTTAATTGCCACCTGCATCTGGGGCATCTATGGTTATTTCAATATGCCGCAGCGCAAAGACCCGGATATTCCTGTGCGGGTGGCGGTGGCGCTCACCCCTTGGCCCGGTTCGAGCGCCGAAAAGATTGAGAATCTGGTCACTAAAAGAATCGAAGCCAAGATTGCCGAAAACGCCAAGGTGACGAAGATTGAATCCATTTCGCGAACCAGCATCTCAGTGGTTTACCTGGAGCTTGACGAAAATATTAAAGAGACCGGCAAAGAACTGGATGACATCAAGCTGAAACTTGACAGCATCACCGATTTGCCGGACGGCGCGGGACCTATCAATTTCATTAAAGATTTTGGCGACACTGCGGCGTTGATGCTCACGGTCGCAAGCCCCAAAGTAAATGAGGTGGAAATCGCTTTGCGTTCCGATGCCGTGCAAAAAGCGATTAGCGAAACGCGCGCCCAGGCGTCAACGGCAACGAATAATAATCGCTTCACGATCATTCAAAATGTTCCCCCATCATTCAGTTTAAGCACTATTCGCGCGGCGCTTGACCTGTTGGTTCGCTTCGCCAAAGAGAAGGGGTTTGCTGAGGATATTCGCCTAATTGAAACCGCAGGATTTGTGGGACTGGATGGCGCATCAAGTGAAAGCGAAGAAAAATTGCAGGAATACACCCAACAATTCATTCGCGAGAAATTGCAAGCCGCAGAATTTGACCCCGACGTCTGGCAATCGGTGGTAATCAAAGACCCGCAAGAGACGCGCGCGAAAATAACCGCGATAGTGGGCGAAAAATACAGCTATCGTCAGATGGACGATTTTACGGACATCATCGAAAAGACACTGAAAACGATTCCTGCGGTTTCCAAAGTTTCTCGCTCCGGCATCCTGCAAGAGAAAGTGTTTTTGGAATACTCGCAGGAACGATTGGCGGCGTACAATCTGGAAAGTCAAAGCCTGCAAAACATTCTCAAAGCGCGCAACATCACCTTGCCGGGCGGACAGTTGCAGGTTGACGACAAGAATTTAACCATTGACCCATCGGGCGAATTCAAAAGCGAAAAAGAGATTGCCGATGTGGTGGTCGGCGCTTCGGCAAGCGGCGTGCCGGTCTATTTGCGCGACCTCGTTGACATCGTTCGCAGTTATGATAACCCGCCGCGCTTTTTAAATTTTTATAACTGGCGCGATGCCAACGGCGATTGGCAGCGCACCCGCGCCATCACCCTTTCGGTGCAGATGCGCGCCGGCGAAAAGATTGGTGATTTCGGTAAGACCGTCGATGAGACGCTTAACGAACTCAAGAAACGTCTGCCCGAAGATTTAATTTTAGCGCGCACCAGTGACCAGCCATTGCAGGTGACCGAAAGCGTTGACCTCTTTATGACCAGTCTCTATGAAGCCATCGTTCTGGTCGTGCTGGTTTCGTTAGTCGGTTTTTGGGAATGGCGTTCGGCGCTGCTGATGGCATTTTCGATTCCCATCACCTTAGCAATGACCTTTGGGTTGATGTCGTTTCTCGGCATCGACCTGCAACAAATTTCCATCGGCACGCTCATCATTGCGCTGGGGTTGTTGGTTGATGACCCGGTGGTTGCGGGCGATGCCATCAAACGCGATTTGGCATCGGGACATACGCCGCTGGTTTCTGCGTGGCTGGGACCGACCAAACTGGCAACTGCGATTATGTATGCCACAGTCACCAACATCGTCGCTTACTTGCCGTTTCTCTTGCTTACGGGCGACACCGGAAAATTTTTATATAGCTTGCCGGTGGTGCTCGCCTGTTCGCTCGTGGCATCGAGATTGGTTTCGATGACCTTCATTCCCTTGCTGGGATTTTATTTGCTCAAACCGAAAGCCGAACGACCAATTGAAGAACGGCGCAAAAAAGGTTTCGCGGCGTTTTATTACCGCATTGGAACCTGGGCAATCCAACACCGCTGGAAAGTGCTGGCAGGTTCATTGGCGTTCCTCGCGCTTGGCGGATTTTTCCTGAGTCAGTTGAAACAACAGTTCTTTCCCAAAGACCTTTCCTATCTCTCTTATGTCGATGTGTGGTTGCCGGAAGATGCGCCGCTGTTTGCGACTAATGAAGCCGCCAGACAGGCAGAAGAGACGATCAGAGATGTGGTGAAAGAGTACGAACTGGAACTCGCCGCAAAGACCGGTGAGTCGCGTCCGGCGCTTGAGTCGTTGACGACTTTTGTTGGCGGTGGTGGCCCGCGTTTCTGGTTTTCGCTGTCACCTGAACAGCAGCAGTTGAACTATGCGCAGATTATCATTCAGACAAAAGATAAACACGACACCAATCATTTGATTGCGCCATTGCAGAAAGCCTTATCCGCGCGGGTTGCCGGGGCGCGCATCGATGTGCGACAACTGGAATCGGGCGCTGCCGTAGGGCTTCCGGTTGCCATCAGATTATCGGGCGACGATATAGGGACGCTCAGGGCTTACGCCGAGCAGTTGAAAGAAATTTTGCGCGCCGTACCGACGGCAGCGCGTGTGCGCGATGATTGGGGCGACGAAAGCTTTATGGTCAAACTGCAAACCGACGCCGACCGCGCCAATATGGCTGGCGTATCGAATATGGATGTTGCGTCTTCTTCGGTTGCGGGCATGACCGGAGCCTCTATGACGACGTTGCGCGAAGGCGATAAACAAATACCTGTAGTGGTGCGCATGCGTATGGAAGAACGCGCCCAACTCGGCGACATCAAAAATCTCTACGTCTATTCGCAAACCAACGGGCGACGCATCCCGCTGCAACAGGTCTCTTCGATTGATTACCAACTGGAGACCGAAAAGCTCAGAAGGCGCAATCAATTTCGCACCATCACGGTTTCATGTATGCCGGAAGGCGACACCCTGCCATCCGAAATTATGACAGCGGCGCGTCCGCAACTCGAAGAATTGCAGAAACAGTTGCCGCCGGGTTACAAACTGGAAATCGGCGGCGAAGAAGCCGAGCAGGTGAAAGGGTTCAAACAACTGACGATTGTGATGGCAATATCGGTCGCGGTCATCTTTCTGGCGCTGGTTTTTCAATTCAAACACGCCATCAAACCCTTCATCGTGTTTGCGGCGATTCCCTATGGCATTGTCGGAGCTTTAGGCGTGTTGTGGATGATGGGCGCGCCATTTGGCTTCATGGCTTTTTTGGGAATTGTCAGTTTAATCGGCGTCATTGTCAGCCACATCATCGTGCTCTTTGATTTTATCGAAGAGAAACATGCCGAAGGTGAACCATTGATTGAAGCGTTGCTCGACGCAGGGATTATGCGACTGAGACCCGTGTTGATTACGGTCGGCGCAACCGTGATTGCATTGTTTCCGCTGGCAGCGCACGGCGGTCCCTTGTGGGAGCCGCTTTGTTACGCGCAGATTGGCGGTTTGTGCGCGGCAACGGTCGTCACCTTGTTGATGGTTCCGGTGATTTACTCCATCTTCGTTTTGGATTTGAAGTTGGTGAAATGGGACAGCACCCCTGAGCCTTCTAATCAGGAGGTCTCTGATGTTGAAGTGGTCGCCATCACCAATTGA